The following proteins come from a genomic window of Sinorhizobium fredii NGR234:
- a CDS encoding DUF3311 domain-containing protein, which produces MIRLLLLAPYIGLLWVPFYNFEEPKLFGFPFFYWYQLAWVPLTSLLTYFVYRSVRHDG; this is translated from the coding sequence GTGATACGTCTATTGCTGCTGGCGCCCTATATCGGGCTGCTATGGGTCCCCTTCTATAACTTCGAGGAGCCGAAGCTCTTCGGCTTTCCCTTCTTCTACTGGTACCAGCTCGCCTGGGTGCCGCTGACCTCGCTCCTCACCTATTTCGTCTACAGGAGCGTGCGTCATGACGGCTAA
- a CDS encoding L,D-transpeptidase: MSDLSKMQFLRALLLLLLLAPTVAQATADQPWPPILDKKNKRVWIDSGYIEFLMSAPAYPPRHAPGAFLPRQVVKYRTQEAPGTIIIDTRRYALYYVQPHGTALRYSVGVGREGYGWHGTEMVSRKRAWPEWRPPADMRARRPELPAYMAGGADNPLGARAIYLGDTLYRIHGSNEPESVGRSSSSGCFRMTNDDVIDLYERVKIGAKVIVL; encoded by the coding sequence ATGTCGGATTTGTCGAAAATGCAGTTCCTGCGGGCGCTGCTTCTTCTCCTTCTCCTGGCGCCGACCGTCGCGCAGGCGACCGCGGACCAGCCTTGGCCGCCGATCCTCGACAAGAAGAACAAGCGGGTCTGGATCGACAGCGGCTATATCGAGTTCCTGATGTCGGCGCCGGCCTACCCGCCGCGTCATGCGCCGGGGGCGTTCCTGCCGAGGCAGGTGGTGAAATACCGCACCCAGGAAGCGCCCGGAACGATCATCATCGATACGCGCCGTTACGCCCTCTATTACGTCCAGCCTCACGGAACGGCGCTGCGCTACAGCGTCGGCGTCGGGCGAGAAGGCTACGGCTGGCACGGAACCGAAATGGTGAGCCGCAAGCGCGCCTGGCCGGAGTGGCGCCCGCCCGCCGACATGCGCGCCAGGCGGCCGGAACTTCCGGCCTACATGGCCGGCGGCGCCGACAATCCGCTCGGTGCGCGCGCCATCTATCTCGGCGACACGCTTTACCGGATCCACGGCTCGAACGAACCGGAAAGCGTCGGCCGGTCCTCCTCCTCGGGTTGTTTTCGCATGACCAATGACGACGTCATCGATCTCTACGAGCGGGTGAAAATCGGCGCCAAGGTGATCGTGCTGTAG
- a CDS encoding EscU/YscU/HrcU family type III secretion system export apparatus switch protein — translation MSETSEEKSLPASDKKIRDARRKGQVMHSPDMVSGIVVLFSTLFLFYVAPSLQVKIERLLDEASHIYERPFADVWYRLSTIAADALWTTVLPILGITIVAILATNVAITKGFVFSAEPLAPDFNRVNPASGLKRIASLKSVVDFGKALFKIAALSIAFAVVFHAGLGSLFQSPTCGFACLHATSLSMLKTITSIAIAAFVVMGAVDLFLQRWLFLREMRMTRSESKREHKDTEGDPLIRQERRKLARLLGTTKTGLAGAVLLIGEEGAVSVGIRYVRDETPVPIVVCRAFGPAASSMRAQARSRTIPFMADAKLAAELGKTPIGAPVPDRLFQEVANALVANGLI, via the coding sequence GTGAGCGAAACAAGCGAGGAGAAGTCGCTTCCCGCGTCGGACAAGAAGATCCGGGACGCGCGCCGGAAAGGCCAGGTGATGCACAGCCCGGACATGGTCTCGGGCATCGTCGTGCTGTTCTCCACCCTGTTTCTCTTCTATGTCGCGCCGAGCCTGCAGGTGAAGATCGAGCGGCTCCTGGACGAGGCGTCGCATATCTACGAGCGCCCCTTCGCCGATGTCTGGTACCGGCTGAGCACCATTGCCGCCGATGCGCTTTGGACGACGGTGCTGCCCATCCTCGGCATCACGATCGTCGCCATTCTCGCCACCAATGTGGCGATCACCAAGGGCTTCGTCTTTTCGGCCGAGCCGCTCGCGCCGGATTTCAACCGTGTCAATCCGGCATCGGGGCTGAAGCGGATCGCCTCGTTGAAGAGCGTCGTCGATTTCGGCAAGGCGCTGTTCAAGATCGCGGCGCTCTCCATTGCCTTTGCCGTCGTCTTCCATGCCGGGCTCGGATCGCTGTTCCAGTCGCCGACCTGCGGCTTTGCCTGCCTGCATGCGACGTCGCTCTCCATGCTGAAGACCATCACATCCATCGCCATCGCCGCCTTTGTCGTCATGGGCGCGGTCGATCTCTTCCTGCAGCGCTGGCTGTTCCTGCGCGAGATGCGGATGACCCGGTCGGAGAGCAAGCGCGAACACAAGGACACGGAAGGCGACCCGCTCATCAGGCAGGAGCGCCGCAAACTGGCGCGTCTCCTTGGAACGACGAAGACCGGTCTTGCGGGCGCCGTGCTGCTGATCGGTGAGGAGGGGGCGGTGTCGGTCGGCATACGCTATGTGCGCGACGAAACGCCCGTGCCGATCGTCGTCTGTCGAGCTTTCGGCCCGGCGGCCTCCTCGATGCGAGCCCAGGCGAGAAGCCGGACAATTCCCTTCATGGCCGACGCGAAGCTTGCCGCCGAGCTTGGCAAGACACCCATCGGGGCGCCGGTTCCCGACCGGCTTTTCCAGGAGGTGGCGAATGCCCTGGTCGCCAACGGTCTGATTTGA
- a CDS encoding tetratricopeptide repeat protein yields the protein MAALLALSACTTVPADKEKDKQASAQTKLLSVAESIEAKGESATALALYERAAVNAPNDASMRVRLGNARLKAGDAEAAEEAFRAALEIDPKDPDALLGLGTAQLQKGEAESAARSLAPAAEALNSVVAYNRLGTALVFSGDGGAAEGAFSRALALQPANLDTTTNLALAEALSNNLTQAVTHMTGVVGSPLAERRHFVNYLIVLTMAGETEKARSVAVPEMSARQKGQILAKAAKLRAIPDVAKRAQEIGLLASSRDDGVT from the coding sequence GTGGCTGCGCTTCTGGCGCTTTCCGCCTGCACCACGGTTCCTGCCGACAAGGAGAAGGACAAGCAGGCGAGCGCCCAGACGAAGCTGTTGAGCGTTGCCGAAAGCATCGAGGCGAAGGGCGAAAGCGCGACGGCCCTGGCGCTCTACGAGCGTGCTGCCGTCAACGCGCCGAACGACGCATCGATGCGCGTCCGCCTCGGCAATGCGCGCCTCAAGGCGGGCGACGCCGAGGCGGCGGAGGAAGCCTTCCGCGCCGCGCTCGAGATCGATCCGAAGGACCCCGATGCCCTGCTTGGACTGGGCACCGCCCAGTTGCAGAAGGGCGAGGCCGAGTCGGCTGCACGAAGCCTGGCGCCGGCCGCCGAGGCGCTGAATTCGGTGGTGGCGTATAACCGCCTCGGAACGGCGCTTGTTTTCAGCGGCGACGGGGGAGCGGCGGAGGGTGCCTTTTCGAGGGCGCTGGCGCTGCAGCCCGCCAACCTGGATACGACGACAAATCTGGCGCTTGCCGAAGCACTCTCGAACAACCTGACGCAGGCGGTCACGCATATGACGGGCGTCGTGGGTTCGCCGCTCGCCGAACGGCGCCATTTCGTCAATTACCTGATCGTCCTGACCATGGCCGGCGAAACGGAAAAGGCGCGCTCCGTCGCCGTGCCCGAGATGTCCGCGCGGCAGAAAGGCCAGATTTTGGCGAAGGCGGCGAAGCTGCGCGCCATCCCGGACGTTGCCAAGCGTGCGCAGGAGATCGGTCTTCTGGCGTCGTCCAGGGATGACGGCGTCACGTGA
- a CDS encoding type II and III secretion system protein family protein: protein MLVLRSLRPVRTGKVFLLILLTVLAVHCALPSASAQVKVDAINGQVLELTVGEGTILRFDEPVESVFLADTAIADVRVVSPGVVYIYATKTGDTNLIALSADQMTRGTVQVRVSGNPRAAEQSALALQPTTRVDISLFGGQYVGTGQTRNVGEAMDMESVLQSYSTPDRPALNNTTIAGSNQVNIRVRFAEVARNELTRFGIDWSLFVNSGSFSFGIVRTGGASNEDDTGIAIGARGDHVNVNVLLDALQANGILTILAEPNITAVTGQTASFLAGGEIPVPVPAGDGQIGIEYKQFGVSLQFTPTLLPNNRIALQVRPEVSSVSQDSVVSISGLVVPSLRIRRADTAVEVGSGQTFAIAGLFQRQESQTLNKTPVVGDVPILGELFKSKRFQRNETELVILITPYLVTPTSERNMKTPLDSPAGAITSPRKKAKPAVNKGYGFYVE, encoded by the coding sequence ATGCTAGTCTTGCGAAGCCTTCGTCCTGTCCGGACGGGGAAAGTCTTTCTGCTTATCTTGCTGACCGTGCTTGCGGTCCACTGTGCGCTGCCTTCGGCGAGCGCCCAGGTGAAGGTCGACGCGATAAACGGCCAGGTTCTGGAGCTGACGGTCGGGGAAGGCACGATCCTTCGCTTCGACGAGCCGGTCGAGTCGGTGTTTCTGGCCGACACGGCGATCGCCGACGTGCGCGTCGTCTCGCCCGGCGTCGTCTATATCTACGCGACGAAGACCGGCGACACCAATCTCATCGCTCTCAGCGCCGACCAGATGACGCGCGGCACCGTGCAGGTTCGCGTCAGCGGCAATCCGAGGGCCGCGGAGCAGTCGGCGCTGGCGCTGCAGCCGACCACCCGGGTCGATATCAGCCTGTTCGGCGGGCAATATGTCGGCACCGGCCAGACCCGCAATGTCGGCGAGGCGATGGACATGGAAAGTGTCCTGCAGAGCTATTCGACACCCGATCGGCCGGCGCTCAACAACACGACGATTGCCGGGTCGAACCAGGTCAATATCCGCGTCCGCTTCGCCGAGGTCGCCCGCAACGAGCTGACGCGCTTCGGCATCGACTGGAGCCTCTTCGTCAACAGCGGCTCCTTCTCCTTCGGCATTGTCCGGACCGGCGGGGCCAGCAACGAGGACGACACCGGGATCGCCATCGGTGCGCGCGGCGACCATGTGAACGTCAATGTGCTGCTCGACGCGCTGCAGGCGAACGGCATCCTGACGATCCTTGCGGAGCCCAACATCACCGCCGTCACCGGCCAGACCGCCAGCTTCCTGGCCGGCGGCGAGATACCGGTTCCGGTGCCGGCCGGCGATGGTCAGATCGGCATCGAATACAAGCAGTTCGGCGTGTCGCTGCAATTCACGCCGACGCTGCTGCCGAACAACCGCATTGCCCTCCAAGTGCGTCCCGAGGTCAGCAGCGTATCGCAGGACAGTGTCGTTTCGATCAGCGGGCTGGTGGTACCGTCGCTGCGCATCCGCCGGGCGGACACGGCCGTCGAGGTCGGCAGCGGCCAGACCTTCGCGATCGCCGGCCTGTTCCAGCGCCAGGAGTCGCAGACGCTGAACAAGACGCCTGTCGTCGGCGACGTGCCGATCCTCGGCGAATTGTTCAAATCCAAGCGGTTCCAGCGCAACGAGACGGAACTCGTCATCCTGATCACCCCGTATCTGGTGACGCCCACCTCCGAGCGAAACATGAAGACGCCGCTGGACAGCCCCGCCGGTGCGATTACCTCGCCGCGCAAGAAGGCGAAACCGGCGGTCAACAAGGGATACGGCTTCTATGTCGAATGA
- the sctV gene encoding type III secretion system export apparatus subunit SctV, whose amino-acid sequence MSVIAAVNQFARAASRRSDIVVAAVVMLAITMMIIPMPTFLVDMLIGFNFFYSLLILVGALYISSPAQFSSLPSIILLGTLFRLALAITTTRLILTEADAGQIVAAFGSFVVGGDVLVGLIVFLIITIAQFVVITKGAERVAEVGARFALDAMPGKQMSIDNEARSGDIDQQEARRKRDDLERESQFYGAMDGAMKFVKGDAVAGLIIIAINLIGGLAIGSLQRGLTVGEAAHTYSLLTVGDGLISQIPALMMAVAAGAVVTRVPSGRRPQDLSSEILGQLGASDRALALAAAILFGFGLVPGFPLIVFWPLAGLAGLLAYAARKRQAAEEVTGSAQNRREARPVSPGGRVVDHIAGNLPGAGSDLGMAHRLTLTMGEGLGERLPPPLFAERTESLAEAILEDLGIRVPAIGRLTDARLATAEFRIDFEGVPVVDGALLPDHLMAWDETVDLDILSIPYVTQPDLMGLKLVWIDRSHAAALDAAGVGYCEAADVVMTLVERVLRRYAPDFIDAQETRALLGRLEGTFGDLTKEVLDVVSAQRLSDVLRRLIEEDVPITNMRIILQTIAERGAQIQNLQALADHVRAGLGRQICFRLADSNRIVSAYLLTRPFEDELRAAVEKNSGPAGAVPERLAAPILEELKKRREKAGAQSRAAILTSMDLRRHIRNLLMRHDVQMAVLSYQEIAAEFSVQCLGYIALPVSGVPELAVDGRP is encoded by the coding sequence ATGAGCGTGATCGCCGCGGTCAACCAGTTCGCCAGGGCGGCATCCCGGCGGTCGGACATCGTCGTCGCGGCCGTGGTGATGCTGGCGATCACCATGATGATCATCCCGATGCCGACTTTTCTCGTCGACATGCTGATCGGCTTCAACTTTTTCTACAGCCTGCTCATTCTTGTCGGCGCGCTCTATATTTCGAGCCCGGCGCAATTCTCTTCGCTGCCGTCGATCATCCTGCTCGGCACGCTCTTCCGGCTTGCATTGGCGATCACCACCACGCGGCTGATCCTGACTGAGGCGGATGCCGGTCAGATCGTCGCGGCATTCGGATCCTTCGTCGTCGGCGGCGACGTGCTGGTCGGGCTCATCGTCTTCCTGATCATCACCATCGCCCAGTTCGTCGTAATCACCAAAGGCGCCGAGCGCGTCGCCGAGGTTGGCGCCCGCTTCGCGCTCGACGCGATGCCGGGCAAGCAGATGAGCATCGACAACGAGGCGCGCAGCGGCGACATCGACCAGCAGGAAGCCCGTCGAAAACGCGACGACCTCGAACGCGAAAGCCAGTTCTACGGCGCCATGGACGGGGCGATGAAATTCGTCAAGGGCGACGCGGTGGCGGGATTGATCATCATCGCGATCAACCTCATCGGCGGGCTGGCGATCGGATCGCTGCAGCGCGGGCTCACGGTCGGGGAGGCGGCGCATACCTATTCGCTGCTGACGGTCGGCGACGGGCTGATTTCGCAGATACCGGCGCTGATGATGGCGGTGGCGGCAGGGGCGGTGGTGACGCGCGTGCCGTCCGGTCGGCGCCCGCAGGACCTCAGCTCCGAAATCCTCGGTCAGCTCGGCGCGAGCGATCGGGCGCTGGCGCTGGCGGCGGCGATCCTTTTCGGCTTCGGGTTGGTTCCGGGCTTTCCGCTGATCGTGTTCTGGCCGCTCGCCGGCCTGGCCGGGCTGCTCGCCTACGCTGCCCGCAAACGTCAGGCGGCCGAAGAGGTTACGGGTTCTGCTCAGAACCGGCGCGAAGCCCGCCCCGTTTCCCCCGGGGGGCGCGTCGTCGATCACATAGCGGGCAATCTGCCGGGTGCCGGCTCGGATCTCGGAATGGCGCATAGGCTCACTCTGACGATGGGGGAAGGGCTTGGCGAGCGTCTCCCTCCGCCCCTGTTCGCCGAACGGACCGAAAGCCTCGCCGAGGCGATCCTGGAAGACCTCGGCATCCGCGTTCCGGCGATCGGCCGGCTGACCGACGCGCGGCTCGCGACGGCCGAGTTTCGCATCGATTTCGAGGGCGTTCCCGTCGTCGATGGCGCGCTCCTGCCCGATCATCTGATGGCCTGGGATGAAACCGTCGACCTCGACATCCTGTCGATCCCCTATGTGACGCAGCCGGACCTGATGGGATTGAAGCTCGTCTGGATCGACAGGTCGCATGCGGCAGCCCTCGACGCTGCCGGTGTCGGCTATTGCGAGGCGGCGGACGTGGTGATGACGCTCGTCGAGCGCGTACTGCGCCGCTATGCGCCGGACTTCATCGACGCGCAGGAAACGCGGGCGCTTCTCGGCCGGCTGGAGGGGACATTCGGAGATCTGACCAAGGAGGTTCTGGACGTCGTCTCGGCGCAGAGGCTCTCCGACGTGCTGCGCAGGCTGATCGAGGAAGATGTTCCGATCACCAATATGCGTATCATTCTCCAGACGATCGCCGAACGTGGGGCGCAGATCCAGAACCTGCAGGCGCTCGCCGATCATGTACGGGCGGGCCTCGGGCGGCAGATCTGCTTTCGCCTCGCCGACAGCAACCGGATCGTTTCGGCCTATCTGCTGACACGGCCGTTCGAGGACGAGCTCAGAGCGGCGGTCGAGAAGAATAGCGGTCCGGCCGGCGCGGTTCCGGAACGCCTGGCGGCACCGATCCTCGAGGAGCTCAAGAAGCGGCGGGAGAAGGCGGGCGCGCAGTCGCGCGCCGCGATCCTGACCTCGATGGATCTTCGTCGGCACATCCGAAACCTGCTGATGCGCCACGACGTGCAGATGGCGGTTCTGTCCTACCAGGAGATCGCAGCGGAGTTCAGCGTCCAATGCCTCGGCTATATCGCGCTTCCGGTCTCCGGAGTGCCGGAACTCGCAGTCGACGGTCGCCCATGA
- a CDS encoding tetratricopeptide repeat protein, with product MTERHADSLEFLHALGSLYCRAGHHERGLVFLLLAAKMAPDNVPVLHSLAEAFAESGAGPRAIAAIDRIEDISEAIDPALQRLRSKAEWLRGDKDRAREAFEAYLRARAAE from the coding sequence TTGACTGAGCGCCACGCAGACAGCCTCGAATTCCTTCATGCGCTCGGTTCGCTCTACTGTCGCGCCGGCCATCACGAGCGCGGCCTGGTGTTTCTTCTGCTCGCGGCAAAGATGGCGCCGGACAATGTCCCGGTGCTGCATTCGCTGGCCGAAGCATTCGCCGAATCCGGCGCCGGCCCGCGTGCGATCGCCGCCATCGATCGGATCGAGGACATATCCGAGGCCATCGATCCAGCCCTTCAGCGGCTGAGGAGCAAGGCGGAGTGGCTGCGCGGCGACAAGGATCGGGCCCGCGAGGCGTTCGAGGCCTACCTTCGGGCGAGGGCGGCGGAATGA
- a CDS encoding SctD/MshK family protein: protein MASNLVLRNSATPLTLDVLKGVHSGVSLPLEKGAYLIGSGADCDLMLSDRDVSAHHMRLQFAGSEVMVEAIGADLVVDDTTVPVGHGLQVRIPVTVTLGGARLNLSRPMREAAGRKAEKSSRASWMLGGVAAFSLLTIAAVQAGVAEVDHRPSTVGIEATAMTTGTIASSAPSPQDVSAALAARLRETGLSDLKIEADGTRFSVSGAVDDAARKPWSEVQAWFDRTYGTSYVLTSLVGEAAPQSAPKFHLQAIWFGDTPYAISADGARLYKGAALEDGWYIKDIRDSSLTAARQGEEFVLRF, encoded by the coding sequence ATGGCATCCAATCTGGTCTTGAGGAATTCGGCCACGCCTCTGACGCTCGATGTCCTGAAGGGCGTTCACAGCGGCGTCTCCCTGCCCCTGGAAAAGGGCGCTTATCTGATCGGTTCGGGCGCCGATTGCGACCTGATGCTCAGCGACCGCGACGTGTCGGCGCACCACATGCGCCTGCAGTTTGCCGGCTCCGAGGTCATGGTCGAGGCGATCGGCGCCGATCTCGTGGTGGACGACACGACCGTTCCCGTCGGTCACGGGCTGCAGGTCCGGATCCCGGTGACCGTGACGCTCGGCGGTGCGCGCCTCAACCTTTCCCGGCCAATGCGGGAAGCAGCCGGCCGAAAGGCGGAAAAGTCCTCGCGCGCCAGCTGGATGCTCGGCGGCGTCGCCGCTTTCTCGCTTCTCACCATAGCGGCCGTGCAGGCCGGGGTTGCGGAGGTCGATCACCGGCCTTCCACGGTGGGTATCGAGGCGACGGCGATGACGACCGGAACGATCGCTTCCTCGGCTCCCTCGCCGCAGGACGTCTCGGCGGCGCTTGCCGCAAGGCTGCGCGAGACCGGCCTGTCGGACCTGAAGATCGAGGCCGACGGGACGCGGTTTTCCGTTTCCGGTGCCGTCGACGACGCGGCCCGCAAGCCGTGGAGCGAGGTCCAGGCCTGGTTCGACCGCACCTACGGCACCAGCTATGTCCTCACCAGCCTTGTCGGCGAGGCGGCTCCGCAGAGCGCGCCGAAGTTCCACCTTCAGGCCATCTGGTTCGGCGACACCCCCTATGCGATCAGCGCCGACGGGGCGCGTCTCTACAAGGGGGCGGCACTCGAGGACGGCTGGTACATCAAGGATATCCGTGACAGCAGCCTGACGGCGGCGCGGCAAGGCGAAGAATTCGTCCTCCGCTTCTAG
- a CDS encoding type III secretion protein has protein sequence MFAIATLAATAASFAEAPRWYDSRYSYVLINQDVRDALKEFGRNLSLPVVLSDRIRGQVRGEIRAATAGDFLDRLTQANGLIWYFDGSILHINTSDEFSTQIIDIGRANGRSVIDEIERLDLMDGRFSVRATTNAPALRVSGPPPFIAMVKQVAASVQPPPATQVDDPRVRIFRGGQRDEVTADLVETDRQAAPANRKKTKSPAGEQ, from the coding sequence GTGTTTGCTATCGCTACATTAGCAGCCACAGCTGCGAGTTTCGCGGAAGCACCGCGGTGGTATGACAGCCGATACAGCTATGTCCTGATCAACCAGGATGTTCGCGACGCGTTGAAGGAGTTCGGCCGCAACCTGTCCCTTCCCGTCGTCCTGTCCGACAGGATTCGCGGCCAGGTGCGCGGCGAAATCCGCGCCGCTACGGCAGGCGACTTCCTCGACAGGCTCACCCAGGCCAACGGCCTCATCTGGTATTTCGACGGGTCGATCCTGCATATCAATACCAGCGACGAGTTCTCGACCCAGATCATCGATATAGGCAGGGCGAACGGCCGGTCCGTCATCGACGAGATCGAGCGCCTCGACCTCATGGACGGGCGCTTTTCAGTGCGCGCCACCACCAATGCGCCGGCGCTGCGCGTTTCGGGCCCGCCGCCCTTCATCGCCATGGTGAAGCAGGTTGCCGCATCCGTTCAGCCGCCGCCGGCGACACAAGTGGACGATCCGCGGGTGCGGATCTTTCGCGGCGGCCAGCGCGACGAGGTGACGGCGGATCTGGTCGAGACGGATCGCCAGGCGGCCCCCGCCAATCGCAAGAAAACCAAGAGCCCAGCAGGAGAGCAATGA
- the sctJ gene encoding type III secretion system inner membrane ring lipoprotein SctJ: MKNSWPLPRLVRGLWLALIVVTLQACSVDLYTNLDEREANEMVATLLSKGIAAGRVVQKDGKLTVTVDENEFSEAVTALNMAGLPKQKFATLGSVFQQEGLVASPVQERAQMIYALSEELSRTVSEIDGVLSARVHVVLPDNDPLQRNAIPASASVFIRHEAGLDVNPLIPRIKTLVANSISGLTYEKVSVVPVASQRAREPVAGGAELTSFLGLWMLPASVAKARLIFGCLLGCLIAAVGCLGYLAWRRQSRRRKVYQLQPYGPAK; the protein is encoded by the coding sequence ATGAAGAACTCCTGGCCTCTCCCACGGCTCGTGCGCGGCTTGTGGCTCGCGCTGATCGTCGTGACGCTGCAGGCCTGCAGCGTCGACCTCTACACCAATCTCGACGAGCGCGAGGCCAATGAGATGGTCGCCACGCTGCTCTCGAAGGGCATCGCGGCAGGCCGCGTCGTGCAGAAGGACGGTAAGCTGACGGTTACGGTTGATGAGAATGAGTTCTCCGAGGCCGTGACCGCACTCAACATGGCGGGCCTTCCCAAGCAGAAATTTGCGACGCTCGGCAGCGTGTTCCAACAGGAGGGGCTCGTCGCCTCGCCGGTGCAGGAACGCGCCCAGATGATCTATGCGCTGAGCGAGGAGCTTTCCCGCACCGTTTCGGAAATCGACGGCGTCCTGTCGGCGCGCGTCCACGTCGTCCTGCCCGACAACGACCCGCTGCAGCGCAACGCCATCCCCGCCTCGGCCTCGGTGTTCATCCGCCACGAGGCCGGTCTCGACGTCAACCCGCTGATCCCGCGCATCAAGACATTGGTCGCCAACAGCATTTCGGGCCTCACCTACGAAAAGGTCTCGGTCGTGCCCGTTGCGAGCCAGCGCGCGCGCGAGCCGGTTGCCGGCGGCGCCGAGCTGACCTCATTCCTCGGACTCTGGATGCTGCCGGCGAGCGTCGCCAAGGCGAGATTGATTTTCGGCTGCCTCCTCGGCTGCCTCATCGCGGCGGTCGGCTGCCTCGGCTATCTGGCGTGGCGTAGGCAGAGCCGGCGACGCAAGGTCTATCAGCTGCAACCCTATGGTCCGGCGAAATGA
- a CDS encoding type III secretion protein, with the protein MTGPSLAEGSASDDPKGADPQDVWAIFQTAPARLVHPRHVVHAYDETISIEAAARLQQSDRVQRPLARLVREKYRLPDAGSCPEPAEGDLELLSLPPERVEQHSRLAGVVFWSHVLAGEIRNREVAEMKSRIGDLAFQLALHNRDLAAGHPPPGDLDLLMQAIETDGRKCWGSWQASLPEPLAAWLRLRDETDDHSAFSAPADAERGAAILRRLAQDKTIDAAAREIG; encoded by the coding sequence ATGACGGGTCCTTCGCTGGCAGAGGGCTCGGCGAGTGACGATCCCAAGGGCGCCGATCCCCAGGACGTTTGGGCGATTTTCCAGACGGCACCGGCCCGCCTCGTTCACCCGCGCCATGTCGTTCACGCCTATGACGAGACAATCTCCATCGAAGCCGCGGCGAGGCTGCAGCAATCCGACCGGGTGCAGCGGCCGCTCGCCCGCCTGGTCCGAGAAAAATACCGGCTTCCGGACGCCGGTTCCTGTCCTGAGCCGGCAGAGGGGGATCTCGAACTCCTGAGCTTGCCGCCGGAGCGGGTGGAGCAACACAGCCGTCTGGCGGGCGTCGTGTTCTGGAGCCATGTGCTCGCCGGTGAAATCCGCAATCGCGAGGTCGCCGAGATGAAGTCGCGGATCGGAGACCTCGCCTTTCAGCTCGCCCTTCACAACCGCGATCTGGCCGCCGGCCATCCGCCGCCGGGCGACCTCGACCTGTTGATGCAGGCGATCGAAACCGACGGCAGGAAATGCTGGGGGAGCTGGCAAGCCTCCCTGCCGGAGCCGCTGGCGGCGTGGCTGCGGCTCAGAGACGAGACCGACGACCATAGCGCGTTTTCCGCGCCGGCCGATGCGGAGCGGGGTGCCGCGATCCTCCGGCGCCTCGCGCAGGACAAGACTATCGATGCGGCGGCGAGGGAGATCGGATGA
- a CDS encoding FliH/SctL family protein, which translates to MNEIPSGPTRKILRPAEADHWLDGFAFLEAAKAEADRQLAELRDRVEESRKQGYEAGRVEGERQAAALLLRTTADVNAYLAGLDRQIAELSLAVIEKLLGRFDQAELVARLAQQALQSFRHERDVTITVAPALAERVAELVQRENSNETLKIAVLADPRLDGSKCVLANAVAVVDAGLDTQLSVIRAALLGARSSHSETAA; encoded by the coding sequence ATGAACGAGATCCCTTCGGGTCCCACCAGAAAAATTCTCCGGCCGGCCGAAGCAGACCATTGGCTCGATGGCTTCGCTTTTCTGGAGGCGGCGAAAGCCGAGGCGGACCGGCAGCTCGCTGAGCTGCGAGACCGCGTTGAGGAGAGCAGGAAGCAGGGCTACGAGGCCGGGCGGGTCGAGGGCGAACGGCAGGCGGCAGCCCTGCTCCTGAGGACCACCGCGGACGTCAATGCATACTTGGCCGGCCTCGACCGGCAGATCGCCGAGCTCAGCCTGGCGGTCATCGAAAAGTTGCTCGGCCGCTTCGATCAGGCCGAGCTCGTCGCCAGACTGGCGCAGCAAGCCCTGCAGTCGTTCCGCCACGAGCGCGACGTGACGATCACCGTTGCTCCGGCTCTTGCCGAGCGCGTCGCCGAACTGGTGCAGCGGGAGAACAGCAACGAGACCCTGAAGATTGCCGTGCTCGCCGATCCGCGGCTCGACGGCAGCAAATGCGTGCTCGCCAACGCCGTGGCGGTCGTCGATGCGGGGCTCGACACGCAACTGTCGGTGATCCGCGCGGCACTGCTCGGCGCCCGATCCAGCCACTCGGAAACGGCCGCATGA